In Chryseobacterium lactis, a single genomic region encodes these proteins:
- a CDS encoding GNAT family N-acetyltransferase, whose amino-acid sequence MIEVKQNNDEKHGSFEAFIDGRRAGMMTYTWAGEERFIIDHTEVEEAYNGKGVGKEMLMAAVNFARKNGKKIIPLCPFAKASFQKSEELQDVLVN is encoded by the coding sequence ATGATCGAAGTAAAACAAAACAACGACGAGAAACACGGAAGTTTTGAAGCTTTCATAGATGGAAGACGCGCAGGAATGATGACTTACACCTGGGCCGGAGAAGAAAGATTTATTATTGACCACACTGAAGTGGAAGAAGCCTACAACGGAAAAGGGGTAGGTAAAGAAATGCTTATGGCAGCAGTTAATTTTGCAAGAAAGAATGGAAAAAAGATTATTCCGCTCTGTCCTTTTGCAAAAGCAAGCTTTCAAAAGAGTGAGGAGCTTCAGGATGTTTTAGTCAATTAA
- a CDS encoding pirin family protein has protein sequence MATKKIEIVVSPRPAHFVGDGFRVHNFIPGVHGLDMKRMDPFIMLDYNSKFHFNGSDRPRGVGVHPHRGFETVTIAYNGKVEHHDSAGGGGIIGEGDVQWMTAAKGVLHKEYHETEWAKKGGIFQMVQLWINLPAKDKMSSPKYQAIENSSMETVDLKENGLIEVIAGEYNGHKGPATTFTPVHMMNAKLKAGGKAEFNFPAHFNTAALVIEGNITINGEERVKADHLTLFKNEGETFTIEANEDSVILIISGEPINEPIYPHGPFVMNSREEIMQAFEDFNTGKFGYLED, from the coding sequence ATGGCAACTAAAAAAATAGAAATCGTAGTATCTCCAAGACCTGCACACTTTGTAGGTGATGGTTTTAGAGTTCATAATTTTATTCCAGGCGTACATGGATTAGATATGAAAAGAATGGATCCTTTCATTATGCTTGATTACAATTCAAAATTTCATTTCAATGGTTCAGACAGACCCAGAGGTGTTGGGGTACATCCACACAGAGGTTTTGAAACGGTAACCATCGCTTATAATGGAAAAGTAGAACATCATGACAGTGCCGGAGGAGGTGGAATTATCGGAGAAGGCGACGTACAGTGGATGACAGCTGCAAAAGGCGTTCTTCATAAAGAATATCATGAAACGGAATGGGCAAAAAAAGGAGGAATCTTTCAAATGGTTCAGCTTTGGATTAACCTTCCTGCTAAAGATAAAATGAGCAGTCCAAAATATCAGGCGATCGAAAATTCTTCTATGGAAACGGTAGATCTGAAAGAAAACGGACTGATCGAAGTTATTGCCGGAGAATATAACGGACATAAAGGGCCTGCTACGACTTTCACTCCTGTTCATATGATGAATGCCAAGCTTAAAGCAGGAGGAAAAGCGGAATTTAATTTCCCCGCTCATTTCAACACTGCTGCTTTAGTCATTGAAGGAAATATCACCATCAACGGCGAAGAAAGGGTGAAGGCTGATCATCTTACTTTGTTTAAAAATGAAGGAGAAACATTCACTATTGAAGCAAATGAAGATTCAGTGATCTTAATTATCAGTGGAGAGCCGATCAATGAGCCAATTTATCCTCACGGTCCTTTTGTAATGAATTCCAGAGAGGAAATTATGCAGGCTTTTGAAGACTTTAACACCGGTAAGTTCGGTTATCTGGAAGACTAA
- a CDS encoding TMEM175 family protein, which yields MTKGRLEAFSDGVLAIIITIMVLELKVPEGSSWASLKPILPKLLAYIFSFIYVGIYWNNHHHLFQAVKKVNGSILWANLHLLFWLSLMPIATEWIGTTNFAKNPVATYGIGLIMSAIAYTILENVIIRCEGENSQLKEAIHSKFKEYISIIFYVLGIATSFFYPYIAIGFYYIVALIWLIPDRRIEKSLKEN from the coding sequence ATGACTAAAGGTAGATTAGAGGCTTTCAGTGATGGGGTTTTAGCCATCATCATCACCATTATGGTACTTGAACTGAAAGTACCGGAAGGAAGCAGCTGGGCGAGCCTTAAGCCTATTTTACCTAAATTGCTGGCTTATATTTTCAGCTTTATTTATGTAGGAATCTACTGGAATAATCATCATCATTTGTTTCAGGCGGTAAAAAAAGTAAACGGAAGTATTCTCTGGGCTAATCTTCATCTGTTGTTCTGGCTGTCTCTGATGCCTATTGCTACAGAATGGATAGGAACTACAAATTTCGCAAAAAACCCAGTTGCCACTTACGGCATCGGATTGATTATGAGCGCAATTGCGTACACTATTCTGGAAAATGTCATCATCCGGTGTGAAGGTGAAAATTCACAGCTAAAAGAAGCAATACATTCGAAATTTAAAGAATATATATCGATTATTTTTTATGTCTTAGGGATCGCTACTTCATTTTTTTATCCTTATATTGCCATAGGTTTTTATTATATCGTGGCTCTTATATGGCTGATTCCCGACAGAAGAATCGAAAAATCATTAAAAGAAAATTGA
- a CDS encoding pirin family protein — protein MSNIGLIIEEKAADIGNFLVGRLLPFREKRAVGPFVFIDHMGPSELKDYQNLDVPPHPHIGLSTLTYLLEGSIFHRDSIGSAVEIKPGAVNWMTAGKGVVHSERTPEYLRHSDKRLHGFQIWVGLPKHLEQSEPTFHHIEENEIPVWEEDGIQYKLIAGEAFGRTSPVPVHSKLFFIEIKTKEPKKISIGKDLYGEAAMYVLDGTVTTDGNSYGSKQLMIAKDTKLCEFEMSENGTVYLFGGEPFDEERFIFWNFVNSDKEMLDQAKVNWNDQNHEAFPLVPGDETEYVPLPKAILNRK, from the coding sequence ATGTCAAATATTGGACTTATCATCGAAGAAAAAGCTGCTGATATCGGTAATTTCCTGGTAGGAAGGCTACTTCCTTTCCGTGAAAAAAGAGCAGTAGGGCCTTTTGTTTTCATCGATCACATGGGACCTTCAGAATTAAAAGATTATCAGAATCTTGATGTTCCTCCGCATCCGCATATCGGATTATCAACTTTAACGTATCTGCTGGAAGGATCTATCTTCCATAGAGACAGTATCGGAAGTGCTGTTGAAATCAAACCCGGTGCTGTGAACTGGATGACTGCCGGTAAAGGTGTTGTACATTCAGAAAGAACCCCTGAATATTTGAGACACAGTGATAAAAGACTTCATGGATTCCAGATATGGGTAGGTCTTCCCAAGCATCTTGAACAGTCTGAGCCTACTTTTCACCATATAGAAGAAAATGAAATCCCGGTTTGGGAAGAAGATGGAATTCAGTATAAATTAATTGCCGGTGAAGCATTCGGAAGAACGTCTCCGGTTCCGGTTCACAGTAAATTATTTTTTATTGAAATTAAAACAAAAGAGCCCAAGAAAATAAGCATCGGAAAAGATCTTTATGGAGAAGCAGCCATGTATGTTTTGGATGGAACAGTGACCACTGATGGAAATTCTTACGGCTCAAAACAGTTGATGATCGCTAAAGACACCAAGCTTTGTGAATTTGAGATGAGCGAAAATGGTACGGTGTATTTATTTGGAGGTGAACCTTTCGATGAAGAGCGTTTTATATTCTGGAATTTTGTAAATTCTGATAAAGAAATGCTCGACCAGGCGAAAGTAAACTGGAATGACCAGAATCACGAGGCATTTCCGCTTGTTCCGGGTGACGAAACTGAATATGTGCCGCTTCCAAAAGCTATTTTAAACAGAAAATAA
- a CDS encoding GNAT family N-acetyltransferase — translation MKQEFENIALVKTDKRFEIEVNGHYAFIDYRETMHQIALVHTEAEPELAGTGAAAAVVEKTLNYIEESGKKLLPFCPYVLAFIKKHPEWKRIVDERFEGYDKL, via the coding sequence ATGAAACAAGAATTTGAAAATATCGCTCTGGTAAAAACTGATAAAAGATTTGAAATAGAAGTCAACGGACATTATGCATTCATTGATTATCGTGAAACCATGCATCAGATTGCCCTGGTACACACGGAAGCTGAACCAGAGCTTGCCGGAACAGGTGCTGCTGCGGCCGTTGTAGAAAAAACACTTAACTATATTGAAGAGAGTGGCAAAAAACTACTACCATTCTGTCCTTATGTTTTGGCATTCATCAAGAAACATCCGGAGTGGAAACGTATTGTAGATGAGAGATTTGAAGGGTATGACAAACTTTAA
- a CDS encoding OsmC family protein — protein sequence MAVTVKASLGKTKYYTEVTAGENTIITDEPIDKGGQNKGFNPLEILATSLASCTAATLRMYIERKEWDVDNINVEVELENYPLTKRAVFKRDISFEGILDDEQLKRLHTIADACPVHKILTNDIEILTKFS from the coding sequence ATGGCGGTAACGGTAAAAGCAAGTTTAGGAAAAACAAAATATTATACAGAGGTTACGGCAGGTGAAAATACAATCATTACCGACGAACCTATCGATAAAGGCGGGCAAAATAAAGGATTTAATCCATTGGAAATTCTTGCAACATCTCTCGCAAGCTGCACGGCGGCAACCTTACGAATGTACATTGAAAGAAAAGAATGGGATGTAGACAACATCAATGTGGAGGTAGAACTTGAAAATTATCCACTCACCAAAAGAGCGGTTTTCAAAAGAGACATCAGCTTTGAAGGAATCCTGGATGATGAGCAGCTGAAAAGACTGCACACCATTGCAGATGCATGCCCTGTACACAAAATATTAACCAACGACATAGAAATACTAACTAAATTCTCATAA
- a CDS encoding (4Fe-4S)-binding protein, with product METHKYPNGDITVIWQPQKCIHSAICVKTLPKVYNPKERPWIKAENATPEELKKQIDLCPSGALSYKFNTKQ from the coding sequence ATGGAAACACATAAATATCCTAACGGTGATATCACTGTAATCTGGCAACCCCAGAAGTGCATTCACTCTGCTATATGTGTAAAAACTCTTCCAAAAGTCTATAATCCTAAAGAAAGACCCTGGATAAAAGCGGAAAACGCAACTCCCGAAGAGCTTAAGAAACAAATAGATTTATGCCCCTCAGGAGCATTAAGTTATAAATTCAATACAAAACAATAA
- a CDS encoding MFS transporter, which produces MTEITPQQTSIKKILPLILATAIFMQMLDSTILNTSLPSIAKDLNESPLNMQNAIISYVLTLAVFMPASGFLADRFGTKKIFIFSLILFSLGSLFCSLSQNLTHLVISRVIQGVGGSLMTPVGKLALIKTFDKSELLKAMNFAIIPALIGPVLGPLVGGYMVDYLSWHWIFLINIPIGLLGILLGLKFMPNYKSDDVDFDLKGFLIFAAASLLLSVSLELFGDMQNITPVLVVFILGFLFLYYYYKHAKRGGNPIFPLNLFQVRTFRVGIVGNLATRLGISSVPLLLPLMIQIAYKQSAVTSGWIIAPMALTAIFGKSSVIKILDKYGYRQTLMVNTFIIGTLICLLAIPDIHTSLYWFIPIIAVLGFFNSIQFTSMNTISIADLRNFQTSSGNSLISVNQQLAIGFGIAFGLIVLKLFENTDLIKGEIHNAFRYTFLTVGILTILSGFVFRRLHISDGKNMKSKED; this is translated from the coding sequence ATGACAGAAATAACTCCTCAACAGACATCCATAAAGAAAATTCTTCCTTTGATTCTGGCCACCGCTATTTTCATGCAAATGCTGGATTCCACCATTCTGAATACCTCATTACCTTCCATTGCAAAGGATCTTAATGAATCTCCGCTCAATATGCAGAACGCCATCATCAGTTATGTTCTGACTTTAGCGGTTTTCATGCCAGCCAGTGGTTTTTTAGCAGACAGGTTCGGAACTAAAAAGATATTCATTTTCTCTCTGATCCTCTTCAGTCTGGGTTCCTTATTTTGTTCATTATCCCAGAACCTTACCCATCTGGTAATTTCCAGGGTAATTCAGGGAGTCGGTGGAAGCTTGATGACTCCGGTCGGAAAACTGGCTCTGATTAAGACCTTTGATAAAAGTGAACTTCTTAAAGCCATGAACTTTGCCATTATCCCGGCATTGATCGGGCCTGTACTCGGGCCGTTAGTCGGAGGATATATGGTCGATTATCTTTCCTGGCACTGGATATTTCTGATTAATATACCGATTGGTTTGTTAGGAATTCTTTTAGGTTTAAAATTTATGCCTAATTATAAGTCTGATGATGTAGATTTTGATTTAAAGGGCTTCTTAATCTTTGCAGCGGCCTCTCTCCTGCTTTCTGTTTCATTGGAGCTTTTTGGAGACATGCAGAATATTACTCCGGTGCTTGTGGTCTTTATTCTCGGATTCCTTTTTCTTTATTATTATTACAAACATGCTAAAAGAGGAGGCAACCCTATCTTTCCGTTAAACTTATTTCAGGTAAGGACATTTCGTGTAGGGATTGTCGGAAATCTGGCTACGAGATTAGGGATCAGCTCTGTGCCGCTGCTCCTTCCGCTGATGATTCAAATTGCATACAAACAATCGGCTGTAACTTCCGGCTGGATTATCGCTCCGATGGCGCTAACCGCAATATTCGGAAAATCATCGGTTATTAAAATATTAGATAAATACGGCTATCGCCAGACTTTAATGGTAAATACCTTCATTATAGGAACATTGATCTGTTTGCTGGCGATTCCTGATATACACACCTCTTTATATTGGTTTATTCCTATTATAGCCGTTTTAGGATTTTTCAATTCTATCCAGTTTACCTCAATGAATACGATTTCCATTGCTGATCTGCGTAACTTCCAGACCAGCAGTGGTAATTCTTTGATATCAGTAAACCAGCAGCTTGCCATCGGGTTTGGGATTGCCTTCGGATTGATTGTTTTAAAATTATTTGAAAATACCGACCTCATCAAAGGAGAAATTCACAATGCCTTCCGGTACACTTTCCTCACAGTAGGAATCTTGACCATCTTATCCGGATTTGTATTCAGAAGGCTACACATTTCGGATGGGAAAAATATGAAGTCTAAGGAAGACTAG
- a CDS encoding NADPH-dependent FMN reductase gives MKIVAFAGSSSSTSINRELVKFVLKDFQNEEINLLDLNDFTMPVFSVDLEKKGFPDEAHRFLKMIEECDVIICSLAEHNRSYSSAFKNVFDWSSRINVKVFQNKPMFLMSTSPGGYGGGNVMNTAKTFFPQFAADIRETFSLPKFYENFDLESGIIHPEMLADLKTKINNFKNQMTSND, from the coding sequence ATGAAAATAGTAGCGTTTGCAGGAAGCTCCTCTTCTACATCAATCAATCGTGAGCTTGTAAAGTTTGTTTTGAAAGATTTTCAGAATGAGGAAATCAATCTGCTGGACCTGAATGACTTCACCATGCCTGTTTTTTCTGTAGATCTTGAAAAGAAAGGATTTCCGGATGAAGCACACCGGTTTTTAAAAATGATTGAAGAATGTGATGTCATTATCTGTTCTCTTGCAGAACACAACAGGTCATACAGTTCGGCATTCAAAAATGTTTTCGACTGGTCTTCAAGGATCAATGTAAAGGTTTTTCAAAACAAACCGATGTTTCTGATGAGCACTTCTCCCGGTGGATATGGAGGAGGAAATGTAATGAATACGGCAAAAACATTTTTCCCGCAGTTTGCTGCAGATATCAGGGAAACCTTTTCACTTCCGAAGTTCTATGAGAATTTCGATCTTGAAAGTGGAATTATTCATCCTGAAATGCTTGCTGATCTTAAAACCAAGATAAACAATTTTAAAAATCAGATGACATCCAATGACTAA